A genomic region of Xanthomonas campestris pv. phormiicola contains the following coding sequences:
- a CDS encoding CsbD family protein, whose translation MDKNRTEGAKNQVKGTVKEAVGKVTGNKLKEVEGKLQKGAGKVQSAVGKARDNARN comes from the coding sequence ATGGACAAGAATCGCACTGAAGGCGCCAAGAATCAGGTCAAGGGCACCGTGAAGGAAGCCGTCGGCAAGGTCACCGGCAACAAGTTGAAGGAAGTCGAAGGCAAACTGCAGAAGGGCGCCGGCAAGGTTCAAAGCGCAGTCGGCAAGGCGCGCGACAACGCCCGCAACTGA
- a CDS encoding transposase: MQRITRRRYTDDFKAQAIALAESIGRAKAARQLDMSVKTLGNWVDAARAGRPCSSPSRKPVSEVESELAQLRAENATLKMEREILKKATAFFARESK, from the coding sequence ATGCAACGCATTACCCGTCGTCGCTACACGGACGATTTCAAGGCCCAGGCGATCGCCTTGGCAGAGTCGATTGGTCGCGCCAAGGCGGCCCGTCAGTTGGACATGTCGGTCAAGACGTTGGGCAATTGGGTGGACGCTGCGCGTGCCGGCCGGCCGTGCAGTTCTCCCAGCCGCAAGCCGGTGAGTGAGGTGGAGAGCGAACTGGCTCAGCTACGGGCCGAGAACGCCACGCTCAAAATGGAGCGCGAAATCCTAAAAAAAGCGACGGCGTTCTTTGCCAGGGAGTCCAAGTGA
- a CDS encoding IS3 family transposase: MRYAFVARERTHYPIRMLCRVLAVSVSGFHGDLHRRDRPDPEAALRADLRTLHAGSRGTYGRPRMVRALRACAHAVGHKRVARLMREEGLRGKTKGRFTPRTTDSRHGRPVAENRLDRQFAVDSTVPAWAGDITYVPTREGWLYLATVLDLRTRQVLGYSLSERMPDDLVRQAFLNAWSASPVGAGVLFHSDRGSQYASGDFGKTLATHGFVPSMSRKGNCWDNAVAESFFATLKNEEATGVYETRAAAHAAIASYIHGFYNPTRLHSALGYLSPNDYAKTLKQAT, translated from the coding sequence GTGAGGTACGCCTTCGTCGCGCGTGAACGGACTCACTATCCGATCCGGATGTTGTGCCGCGTGCTGGCCGTGTCGGTCTCCGGCTTCCATGGGGACCTGCACCGCCGCGATCGCCCGGACCCGGAGGCGGCCCTGCGCGCCGACCTGCGCACGCTCCACGCCGGCAGCCGTGGCACCTACGGGCGCCCGCGCATGGTCCGTGCGCTGCGCGCATGCGCGCACGCCGTGGGCCACAAGCGCGTGGCCCGGCTGATGCGGGAGGAGGGGCTGCGTGGCAAGACCAAGGGCCGCTTCACGCCGCGCACGACGGACAGTCGGCATGGCCGGCCGGTGGCCGAGAACCGTCTGGATCGTCAGTTCGCGGTGGACAGCACGGTGCCGGCCTGGGCCGGTGACATCACCTACGTCCCGACCCGCGAGGGCTGGCTGTATCTGGCCACCGTACTCGATCTACGGACTCGGCAGGTGCTCGGCTACAGCCTGTCCGAACGGATGCCCGACGATCTGGTACGGCAAGCGTTCCTCAATGCCTGGTCGGCCTCGCCGGTCGGTGCCGGCGTGCTGTTCCACTCCGACCGCGGCAGCCAGTACGCAAGCGGCGATTTCGGCAAGACGCTGGCCACGCACGGCTTCGTGCCGAGCATGAGCCGCAAGGGCAACTGCTGGGACAACGCCGTCGCCGAGAGCTTCTTCGCCACGCTCAAAAACGAAGAGGCCACCGGCGTCTACGAGACCCGGGCCGCTGCCCACGCTGCTATCGCCAGCTACATCCATGGCTTCTACAATCCCACGCGCTTGCACTCGGCGCTTGGATACCTGTCCCCCAACGACTATGCCAAGACACTGAAGCAAGCCACGTAA
- a CDS encoding helix-turn-helix domain-containing protein: protein MFDVAFATVPELVETLGQRLRAQRIAQSLTQAELATRAGVSGSAIKTLESTGMTTLETIVRVIQALGLVGELADLLTLKPTTSIAAMEKAQAAQRQRVRHPLKSLPKGRP, encoded by the coding sequence ATGTTCGATGTCGCGTTCGCTACTGTCCCGGAGCTTGTGGAGACCCTCGGCCAACGCCTGCGTGCCCAACGCATCGCGCAGTCCCTGACCCAGGCTGAGCTGGCCACGCGGGCCGGCGTGTCGGGCAGCGCCATCAAAACCCTGGAGTCCACTGGCATGACGACCCTGGAGACCATCGTGCGCGTCATCCAGGCCCTGGGTCTTGTCGGCGAGCTTGCCGACCTGCTCACCTTGAAGCCCACAACCAGTATCGCCGCGATGGAGAAGGCGCAGGCCGCGCAGCGGCAGCGCGTTCGCCATCCTCTCAAGTCTCTGCCAAAGGGCCGCCCATGA
- a CDS encoding type II toxin-antitoxin system HipA family toxin, with product MKKLTVFYEGWGQHWPLGTLADDGRQIIFEYSADALANGIEFSPKHLKLRPKAYGPFPKEIGYLPGLLYDCLPDGWGQLLMDRLFRKAGLDPARVSPLDRLAFIGERAMGALAFVPPQNDGAEAAHWSLLQLAEAAQNVADDDVATLRMLAQAGGSPHGARPKALVMFDATTRIVSTDDDGAGEPWLVKFPSQSEHPEVCAIEHVYAQMARECGIVMGPTEYFDLGDNLAAFGTQRFDRVGHLRVPVHSLAGALHADFRIPCLDYETVLRATGFFTQNAHEVMAAFRLCVFNVVFNNRDDHAKNFSLRMNEGHRWDFAPGYDLTFNPGPGGYHQTSVMGEALAPGRTHLLALAAKLGLRLREVEQIIDRTCAVSEGLATALSDAKVRRETVCAIADAVASNVRRCSGA from the coding sequence ATGAAGAAGCTCACCGTCTTCTACGAAGGCTGGGGCCAGCACTGGCCGCTGGGCACCCTGGCCGACGACGGGCGCCAGATCATCTTCGAGTATTCGGCAGACGCGCTTGCCAACGGCATCGAGTTTTCACCGAAACACCTGAAGCTGCGGCCCAAGGCCTACGGCCCGTTCCCGAAGGAAATAGGCTACCTGCCGGGCCTGCTCTACGACTGCCTGCCTGATGGCTGGGGTCAACTGCTGATGGACCGCCTGTTTCGCAAAGCGGGGCTGGACCCGGCGCGCGTCTCGCCCCTCGACCGTCTGGCCTTTATCGGCGAGCGTGCCATGGGCGCGCTCGCGTTCGTCCCGCCACAGAACGATGGTGCGGAAGCGGCCCACTGGAGCTTGCTGCAACTGGCGGAAGCGGCGCAAAACGTGGCCGACGACGACGTGGCCACTCTGCGCATGCTGGCCCAGGCTGGTGGCTCGCCGCACGGTGCCCGCCCCAAGGCGCTGGTCATGTTCGACGCCACGACCCGCATCGTGAGCACCGACGACGACGGCGCTGGCGAGCCCTGGCTAGTCAAGTTCCCTTCCCAATCGGAGCACCCCGAGGTCTGCGCCATTGAGCACGTCTACGCGCAGATGGCGCGCGAGTGCGGCATCGTCATGGGGCCGACCGAGTATTTCGACCTGGGCGATAACCTCGCCGCCTTCGGCACCCAGCGTTTCGACCGCGTGGGGCACCTGCGGGTGCCTGTGCATTCCCTGGCCGGCGCCCTGCATGCCGACTTCCGGATTCCCTGCCTGGACTATGAAACCGTGCTGCGCGCCACCGGCTTCTTCACCCAAAACGCACATGAGGTCATGGCCGCATTCCGGCTATGCGTGTTCAACGTGGTATTCAACAACAGGGACGACCACGCGAAAAATTTCTCGCTGCGGATGAACGAGGGGCACCGCTGGGACTTCGCGCCAGGCTACGACCTTACCTTCAACCCCGGCCCAGGCGGCTACCACCAGACTTCGGTGATGGGCGAGGCGCTCGCGCCTGGCAGAACCCACCTTCTAGCCCTGGCGGCTAAGTTGGGCCTGCGTCTTCGCGAGGTGGAGCAAATCATCGACCGAACCTGCGCCGTCTCAGAAGGATTGGCCACAGCACTGAGCGACGCCAAGGTGCGGCGCGAGACAGTGTGCGCCATTGCGGATGCCGTCGCCAGCAATGTGCGGCGCTGTAGCGGCGCTTAG
- a CDS encoding IS3 family transposase (programmed frameshift) produces the protein MSRASKFSPEIRERSVKMVLEHQGEYDSQWAAMVSVSAKVGCTAETLRGWVRQHERDVGKREGMTSTEKERIKALEREVRELRQVNEILRKASAYFCAGGARPPLQAMKQFIDEQRDVHGVEPICRVLPISPSTYHAHAASRADPQLRCARAKTDEALAAQVQRVWDDNFKVYGVRKVWRQLRREQFDVARCTVQRLMKRQGLRGIMRGKPVRTTVSDPKAPCPRDHVKRQFKADRPNALWVSDFTYVSTWQGWIYVAFVIDVFARRIVGWKASSSMQTDFVLDALEQALYARKPLGPDRLIHHSDRGVQYVSIRYTERLVEAGLEPSVGSVGDSYDNALAETINGLYKAEVIHRMSSWRTREEVEWATLNWVDWFNHRRLLEPIGNIPPAEAEANYYSHSHESSMSA, from the exons ATGAGCAGAGCAAGCAAGTTCTCCCCGGAGATCCGGGAACGGTCGGTGAAGATGGTCCTGGAACACCAGGGCGAGTACGACTCGCAATGGGCAGCAATGGTGTCGGTGTCGGCCAAGGTGGGTTGCACGGCCGAGACGCTACGGGGCTGGGTGAGGCAGCACGAGCGCGACGTTGGCAAGCGCGAGGGGATGACGAGCACCGAGAAAGAGCGCATCAAGGCGCTTGAGCGCGAGGTTCGCGAGCTGCGTCAGGTCAACGAGATCCTGCGCAAGGCGTCGGCCTATT TTTGCGCAGGCGGAGCTCGACCGCCCCTTCAAGCGATGAAGCAGTTCATCGATGAGCAGCGTGATGTTCATGGGGTCGAGCCGATCTGCAGAGTGCTGCCGATCTCCCCATCGACCTACCACGCGCACGCGGCCAGCAGGGCCGATCCGCAGTTGCGCTGTGCACGCGCGAAGACCGACGAGGCGTTGGCGGCGCAAGTCCAGCGTGTGTGGGACGACAACTTCAAGGTCTACGGTGTGCGCAAGGTCTGGCGGCAACTGCGACGCGAACAGTTCGACGTGGCGCGCTGCACCGTGCAGCGGTTGATGAAGCGGCAGGGCTTGCGGGGCATCATGCGAGGCAAGCCCGTGCGCACGACGGTGAGCGACCCGAAGGCGCCGTGCCCACGGGATCATGTGAAACGGCAATTCAAGGCCGATCGGCCGAACGCGCTGTGGGTCAGCGATTTCACGTACGTGTCGACGTGGCAAGGATGGATCTATGTCGCCTTCGTCATCGACGTCTTCGCCCGTCGCATCGTGGGCTGGAAGGCGTCGTCCTCGATGCAGACGGACTTCGTGCTCGACGCGCTCGAACAGGCGCTCTACGCGCGCAAGCCGCTCGGCCCGGATCGCCTGATCCATCACAGCGACCGAGGCGTCCAGTACGTGTCGATCCGCTACACAGAGCGGCTCGTGGAAGCCGGCCTGGAGCCCTCGGTAGGCAGCGTGGGGGACTCCTACGACAACGCGCTGGCCGAGACCATCAACGGCCTCTACAAGGCCGAGGTGATCCATCGCATGTCGTCCTGGCGCACGCGCGAGGAGGTCGAGTGGGCCACGCTCAACTGGGTCGACTGGTTCAACCACCGTCGATTGCTGGAGCCGATCGGGAATATCCCACCGGCCGAGGCTGAGGCCAACTACTATTCCCACTCCCATGAGTCCTCCATGTCGGCGTGA